In Candidatus Bipolaricaulota bacterium, the DNA window TCGGATGGCATTTCATACTGCTTAATACACTTTTTCCCTTTTGTCAATCTTGATAATTATAATTCTTTTGCCTGGCTTATCCACTTCGTACAGCACCCTGTAATTCCCAATCCTTATTCTGTAGATGTTATTTTCTCCTTTTAT includes these proteins:
- a CDS encoding type II toxin-antitoxin system RelE/ParE family toxin, with translation IKGENNIYRIRIGNYRVLYEVDKPGKRIIIIKIDKREKVY